A genomic stretch from Shewanella woodyi ATCC 51908 includes:
- a CDS encoding aldehyde dehydrogenase, with the protein MSTPTNHQEWQTLAETLLAQGVKADAYIEGEYRPAVSGERFDCVSPIDGRVLCQVASCSLEDANIAVKSAREAFDSGVWSQLPPVKRKQVMIRFAELLEANKDELALLETLDMGKPIRYSGAVDVMGAARAISWSGEAIDKIYDEIAPTAHNEIGMITREPVGVVAAIVPWNFPILMACWKLGPALATGNSVILKPSEKSPLTALRMAQIALEAGIPKGVLNVLPGFGHTVGKALALHMDVDTIVFTGSTKIAKQLMIYAGESNMKRVWLEAGGKSPNIVFNDAPDLQKAAEAAATAIAFNQGEVCTAGSRLLVEAGVKDELLSLIAKEMQAWRPGHPLDPDTTCGAVVDNQQLDNVLKYIRAGVAEGAELVHGGSQVMAETGGAYVEPTIFSNVSNGMTIAKEEIFGPVLSVITFDGMEEAISIGNDSIYGLAAGVWTSNISKAHKTAKALRSGMVWINHYDGGDMTAPFGGYKQSGNGRDKSLHAFDKYTEIKATWIALD; encoded by the coding sequence ATGAGTACACCGACAAATCATCAAGAGTGGCAAACTTTAGCCGAAACCTTACTAGCACAAGGGGTGAAGGCTGATGCCTATATTGAGGGGGAGTATCGCCCCGCTGTATCGGGGGAGAGGTTTGATTGTGTCAGCCCTATCGATGGCCGTGTACTCTGCCAAGTTGCGAGCTGTTCACTTGAAGATGCCAATATTGCGGTAAAGAGTGCGCGTGAGGCATTTGACTCAGGCGTATGGTCTCAATTGCCACCGGTGAAGCGTAAGCAGGTTATGATACGTTTTGCTGAGCTGCTTGAAGCGAATAAAGATGAGCTAGCGCTCCTTGAAACCTTAGATATGGGTAAGCCTATTCGTTACTCTGGCGCAGTCGATGTGATGGGGGCTGCCCGTGCGATTAGCTGGTCCGGCGAGGCGATCGATAAGATATATGATGAGATAGCACCAACGGCCCATAACGAGATCGGCATGATCACCCGCGAGCCTGTGGGTGTGGTTGCGGCTATCGTACCTTGGAACTTTCCTATTTTGATGGCCTGTTGGAAACTAGGTCCTGCGCTGGCTACTGGCAATAGCGTTATTTTGAAACCCTCAGAGAAGTCACCGTTAACCGCGCTCCGCATGGCACAAATTGCACTAGAGGCGGGTATTCCAAAAGGTGTGCTCAACGTCCTCCCAGGGTTTGGACACACAGTAGGTAAAGCACTGGCTCTACATATGGATGTAGATACCATAGTGTTTACAGGCTCAACTAAGATAGCAAAGCAGTTGATGATCTATGCGGGTGAATCAAATATGAAACGGGTGTGGCTAGAGGCGGGGGGTAAGAGTCCTAATATCGTCTTTAATGATGCGCCGGATCTTCAAAAAGCAGCGGAAGCCGCCGCAACGGCTATCGCCTTTAACCAAGGTGAGGTTTGCACCGCTGGCTCCCGTTTGCTGGTGGAGGCGGGCGTTAAGGATGAGTTGCTAAGTTTAATTGCCAAAGAGATGCAAGCTTGGAGACCGGGACATCCACTGGATCCTGACACCACTTGCGGCGCTGTTGTTGATAATCAACAGCTAGATAATGTACTTAAATATATTCGCGCTGGTGTTGCCGAAGGTGCTGAGTTGGTCCATGGTGGCAGCCAAGTGATGGCTGAAACTGGTGGGGCTTATGTTGAGCCGACTATCTTTTCAAATGTGAGCAATGGGATGACGATTGCCAAGGAGGAGATCTTCGGTCCAGTGCTTTCAGTTATCACCTTCGACGGTATGGAGGAGGCGATCAGCATAGGCAATGACAGTATCTATGGTCTTGCGGCTGGCGTATGGACCTCAAATATCAGCAAAGCCCATAAGACGGCAAAAGCGCTGCGCAGCGGTATGGTGTGGATTAATCATTATGACGGCGGCGATATGACAGCACCATTTGGTGGCTATAAACAGTCGGGTAATGGCCGTGATAAGTCACTGCATGCGTTCGATAAGTACACAGAGATTAAGGCAACTTGGATAGCGCTAGATTAG
- a CDS encoding aspartate aminotransferase family protein yields MTDIQTSKHSETQTLENYWMPFTANRQFKASPRMLAEAEGMYYKDTSGRPVLDGTAGLWCCNAGHGRKEISEAVSHQIHQMDYAPSFQMGHPLAFELAERLASISPEGLNKVFFTNSGSESVDSALKIAINYHRANGESTRTRFIGRELGYHGVGFGGISVGGIGGNRKTFSQQLLPGVDHLPHTLDMQDNAFSRGMPKTGAEKAEVLEQLVALHGAENIAAVIVEPMSGSAGVILPPEGYLQRLREITKKHGILLIFDEVITGFGRVGDAFASQRWGVTPDMITAAKALNNGAIPMGAVLIDDNIYDACMQGPAGIELFHGYTYSGHPVAAAAAIASLNIYENEKLFERTKELESYFEDAIHSLKGLPNIIDIRNIGLVGGIQFSPSAQGVGKRGFAIFEECFAKGTLVRATADIIAISPPLIVDKQEIDQIVNTLSDAIRAVD; encoded by the coding sequence ATGACAGATATTCAGACAAGTAAGCATAGTGAAACTCAAACACTTGAAAACTATTGGATGCCCTTTACTGCCAATAGACAGTTCAAAGCGAGCCCAAGAATGCTCGCAGAAGCTGAAGGTATGTATTACAAGGACACGTCTGGCCGCCCCGTTCTCGATGGTACAGCAGGACTTTGGTGTTGCAACGCTGGCCATGGTCGCAAAGAGATCTCTGAAGCCGTAAGCCATCAGATCCACCAAATGGATTACGCTCCCTCTTTTCAGATGGGACACCCCCTTGCATTTGAACTTGCTGAACGCTTAGCCAGTATTAGTCCAGAAGGGCTAAACAAGGTCTTCTTTACTAACTCAGGTTCAGAGTCTGTCGACAGTGCTCTTAAGATTGCCATCAACTATCACAGAGCCAATGGTGAGTCGACTCGTACTCGATTTATCGGCCGCGAGCTTGGTTATCATGGCGTTGGCTTTGGCGGGATCTCAGTCGGTGGCATAGGTGGCAATCGCAAAACCTTTAGCCAACAACTACTGCCTGGCGTCGACCACCTTCCCCACACATTAGATATGCAAGATAACGCCTTTAGCCGTGGCATGCCTAAAACTGGCGCCGAGAAAGCGGAGGTTCTTGAGCAACTTGTCGCACTTCATGGCGCCGAGAATATTGCCGCCGTCATCGTAGAGCCAATGTCCGGCTCAGCGGGCGTGATATTACCTCCTGAAGGTTATCTGCAACGCTTAAGAGAGATCACTAAGAAACATGGGATCTTACTGATTTTTGATGAGGTTATCACAGGCTTTGGCCGTGTCGGTGATGCGTTTGCCAGTCAACGCTGGGGAGTAACACCAGATATGATCACAGCGGCAAAAGCCCTCAATAACGGGGCTATTCCCATGGGCGCAGTGCTGATTGACGACAACATCTATGATGCTTGTATGCAGGGGCCAGCAGGTATTGAACTGTTTCATGGCTATACCTATTCAGGTCATCCAGTTGCAGCAGCGGCGGCCATCGCCAGTTTAAATATCTATGAAAATGAGAAGCTATTTGAGCGCACAAAAGAGCTTGAAAGCTACTTTGAAGATGCCATCCATAGCCTTAAAGGTCTGCCCAATATCATCGACATTCGCAACATAGGCTTAGTAGGTGGAATTCAGTTCTCTCCCAGTGCACAAGGAGTGGGTAAACGCGGCTTCGCTATCTTCGAAGAGTGTTTTGCCAAAGGCACGCTAGTGCGAGCCACTGCAGATATTATCGCAATCTCGCCTCCCCTTATCGTGGATAAGCAGGAGATAGATCAGATAGTAAATACCTTAAGCGATGCGATCAGAGCCGTCGATTAA